A region of Actinobacillus porcitonsillarum DNA encodes the following proteins:
- the miaB gene encoding tRNA (N6-isopentenyl adenosine(37)-C2)-methylthiotransferase MiaB, with product MAKLHITTWGCQMNEYDSSKMADLLNSTHGLELTDNPEDADVLLLNTCSIREKAQEKVFSQLGRWKNWKKDKPDLIIGVGGCVASQEGEHIRERAPFVDIVFGPQTLHRLPEMINQIRGGKSSVVDISFPEIEKFDRLPEPRAEGPTAFVSIMEGCNKYCSFCVVPYTRGEEVSRPVDDVLFEIAQLAAQGVREVNLLGQNVNAYRGETFDGQICSFAELLRLVAAIDGIDRVRYTTSHPIEFTDDIIEVYKDTPELVSFLHLPIQSGSDRVLTMMKRNHTALEYKAIIRKLREARPDIQISSDFIVGFPGETAEDFEQTMKVIEQVNFDMSFSFIYSARPGTPAADLPDDVTEDEKKERLYRLQQRINNQAMQFSRAMLGTEQRILVEGPSKKDIMELTGRTENNRIVNFQGTPDMIGKFVDVKITDVYTNSLRGDVVRTEDQMGLRVIESAQSVMNRTRKEDELGVGKYVVNL from the coding sequence ATGGCGAAATTACATATTACAACTTGGGGCTGCCAAATGAACGAGTATGACTCATCTAAAATGGCAGATCTCTTAAATAGTACACACGGTTTAGAATTAACAGACAATCCTGAAGATGCAGATGTATTACTGCTTAATACCTGCTCTATTCGTGAAAAGGCGCAGGAAAAAGTATTCTCTCAACTTGGTCGTTGGAAAAACTGGAAAAAGGATAAACCTGATTTAATTATCGGTGTTGGCGGTTGTGTGGCTTCACAAGAAGGCGAACATATCCGTGAACGTGCACCTTTTGTGGATATTGTTTTTGGGCCTCAAACGTTACATCGTTTACCGGAGATGATTAACCAAATCCGTGGTGGTAAAAGCTCAGTCGTGGATATCAGTTTCCCTGAAATTGAAAAATTCGACCGCTTGCCGGAACCTCGTGCCGAAGGTCCAACCGCATTTGTATCCATTATGGAAGGCTGTAATAAATACTGTTCATTCTGTGTCGTGCCTTATACACGCGGTGAAGAAGTGAGCCGACCGGTTGATGATGTATTATTTGAAATTGCGCAACTTGCAGCACAAGGTGTACGTGAAGTAAACCTGTTGGGTCAAAACGTAAATGCTTACCGTGGCGAGACTTTTGATGGACAAATTTGTTCTTTTGCTGAGTTACTTCGCTTAGTGGCGGCTATTGATGGTATCGACCGTGTTCGTTATACCACAAGCCACCCAATTGAATTTACGGATGACATTATTGAAGTTTATAAAGATACGCCTGAGTTGGTAAGCTTCTTACATTTACCAATTCAAAGTGGTTCAGACCGTGTTTTAACCATGATGAAACGTAATCATACGGCATTAGAATATAAAGCTATTATCCGTAAATTACGTGAAGCTCGTCCGGATATTCAAATCAGCTCAGACTTTATTGTCGGCTTCCCTGGGGAAACGGCTGAAGATTTTGAACAAACGATGAAGGTGATTGAGCAAGTTAATTTCGATATGAGCTTCAGCTTTATCTATTCTGCTCGTCCAGGTACACCGGCAGCGGATCTGCCTGATGATGTGACAGAAGATGAGAAAAAAGAGCGTTTGTACCGCTTACAACAACGTATCAACAACCAAGCGATGCAATTTAGCCGTGCAATGTTAGGTACTGAACAGCGTATCTTAGTAGAAGGTCCATCGAAAAAAGATATTATGGAATTAACGGGTCGCACAGAAAACAACCGTATTGTTAATTTCCAAGGTACGCCTGATATGATTGGTAAGTTTGTTGATGTAAAAATTACCGATGTTTACACTAACTCACTCCGTGGTGATGTTGTGAGAACCGAAGATCAAATGGGCTTACGAGTGATTGAGTCTGCACAAAGTGTGATGAATCGTACACGTAAAGAAGATGAACTAGGTGTTGGAAAATACGTGGTAAATCTGTAA
- the tal gene encoding transaldolase has protein sequence MSQLDALRQMTVVVADTGDIDAIKAYQPEDATTNPSLILSASALPQYAPLIDEAIAYAKAKSNDKAQQLIDAEDKLAVNIGLEILKVVKGRISTEVDARYSYDTEKTIAKARKLIALYNEAGISNDRILIKIASTWQGIKAAEQLEKEGINCNLTLLFSQAQARACAEAGVYLISPFVGRILDWYKANSDKKEYAPAEDPGVVSVTSIYNYYKQHGYNTVVMGASFRNAGEITELAGCDRLTIAPALLKELQESEAPLVRKLEYKGEVKARPTPMTEAEFYWEHNQDAMAVEKLAEGIRKFAIDQEKLEAMLSAKL, from the coding sequence ATGAGCCAATTAGATGCTTTACGCCAAATGACTGTCGTGGTTGCGGATACTGGTGATATTGATGCAATCAAAGCGTATCAACCAGAAGATGCAACAACAAACCCATCATTAATTTTAAGTGCATCTGCACTACCTCAATATGCTCCATTAATTGATGAAGCGATTGCTTATGCAAAAGCTAAAAGCAATGATAAGGCACAACAACTGATCGATGCAGAAGATAAATTAGCAGTAAATATCGGCTTAGAAATTTTAAAAGTGGTGAAAGGTCGTATTTCAACAGAAGTCGATGCTCGCTACTCTTACGATACTGAGAAAACTATCGCAAAAGCTCGCAAACTTATTGCGTTATATAATGAAGCAGGGATCAGCAATGATCGCATCTTGATTAAAATTGCTTCAACTTGGCAGGGTATCAAAGCGGCAGAGCAATTAGAAAAAGAAGGGATTAACTGTAACTTAACGCTATTATTCTCTCAAGCTCAAGCTCGTGCTTGTGCGGAAGCTGGCGTTTACTTAATTTCGCCATTCGTAGGTCGTATTCTTGACTGGTACAAAGCAAATTCTGATAAGAAAGAATATGCACCAGCAGAAGATCCAGGTGTAGTTTCAGTGACTTCAATCTACAACTACTACAAACAACACGGCTATAACACTGTAGTGATGGGGGCAAGTTTCCGTAACGCAGGCGAAATCACAGAATTAGCAGGTTGCGACCGCTTGACAATTGCACCAGCACTATTAAAAGAGTTACAAGAAAGCGAAGCACCATTAGTGCGTAAGTTAGAGTACAAAGGTGAAGTGAAAGCTCGCCCAACGCCAATGACTGAAGCTGAATTCTATTGGGAACATAACCAAGATGCGATGGCAGTTGAAAAATTAGCGGAAGGTATCCGTAAATTTGCGATTGACCAAGAGAAATTAGAAGCGATGCTCTCAGCTAAACTTTAA
- the map gene encoding type I methionyl aminopeptidase translates to MSKNIPLRTEAELEKIRIACKLASDVLVMIEEHVKEGVTTGELDRICHDYIVNVQKAIPANVGYHGFPKATCISLNEVVCHGIPSDDKKLKKGDILNLDVTVIKDGYYGDNSKMYIVGETNVRSKRLCEVTQEALYVGIRQVKAGVRLKEIGKAIQQYVEKEGFSVVREYCGHGIGDQYHIDPQVLHYNADDGGVVLQEGMVFTIEPMVNAGKKEIRNMADGWTVKTKDRSHSAQYEHEIVVTQDGCEVMTIRDEEIAEGRISRIMKNLV, encoded by the coding sequence ATGAGTAAAAATATTCCATTAAGAACCGAAGCGGAATTAGAAAAAATCCGCATTGCGTGTAAATTAGCTTCTGATGTGCTTGTTATGATTGAAGAGCATGTTAAAGAAGGCGTAACCACAGGCGAATTAGATCGTATTTGCCACGATTATATTGTCAATGTACAAAAAGCCATTCCTGCAAACGTAGGTTACCACGGTTTTCCTAAAGCTACTTGCATTTCATTAAATGAAGTTGTTTGCCACGGTATTCCAAGCGATGATAAAAAGCTCAAAAAGGGCGATATTCTAAACCTTGATGTTACCGTGATTAAAGATGGCTACTATGGCGATAATTCTAAAATGTATATCGTGGGCGAAACTAACGTGAGAAGCAAACGCTTATGTGAAGTTACCCAAGAAGCATTGTATGTGGGTATCCGCCAAGTAAAAGCTGGTGTTCGTCTGAAAGAGATTGGTAAAGCCATTCAGCAATATGTTGAGAAAGAAGGCTTCTCTGTGGTACGTGAATATTGTGGTCATGGCATTGGCGATCAATATCATATCGATCCACAAGTTTTACACTACAATGCTGATGACGGCGGTGTAGTATTACAAGAGGGCATGGTCTTTACGATTGAGCCAATGGTTAATGCAGGTAAAAAAGAGATCCGTAATATGGCGGATGGTTGGACAGTTAAAACTAAAGACCGTAGCCACTCTGCACAGTATGAACACGAAATTGTTGTTACCCAAGATGGTTGCGAAGTGATGACAATCCGTGATGAAGAAATTGCGGAAGGACGTATTAGTCGTATTATGAAAAACCTGGTATAA
- a CDS encoding 7-cyano-7-deazaguanine/7-aminomethyl-7-deazaguanine transporter, translated as MNLQLNLSDPQKRHSLILLTLFHIFVITISNYLVQIAFEIPLPFSDTIIPTTWGTFTFPFIFLATDLTVRVFGAELARKIIFAVMIPALIISYVISVIFFEAKFQGFSALADFNTFVFRIALASFSGYVVGQLLDIFVFNRLRQGKSWWLAPMCSTIFGTLIDTFVFFAVAFYKSSDEYMAEHWFTIGTVDYSFKLFVSLLLFLPLYGVILNLIVKKLHLK; from the coding sequence ATGAACTTACAACTTAATTTATCTGATCCTCAAAAACGTCATTCTTTGATCTTATTGACACTATTTCATATTTTTGTCATTACCATTAGTAACTACTTGGTCCAGATCGCCTTTGAGATCCCTCTGCCATTTAGCGATACGATTATTCCAACAACTTGGGGAACATTCACTTTCCCTTTTATTTTTCTTGCGACCGATTTGACTGTACGTGTCTTTGGTGCGGAGCTTGCTCGTAAGATTATTTTTGCCGTTATGATCCCTGCGCTCATTATTAGCTATGTGATTTCGGTTATCTTTTTCGAGGCAAAATTCCAAGGTTTTTCAGCTTTAGCTGACTTTAACACTTTTGTGTTCCGAATTGCATTAGCCAGTTTTAGTGGCTATGTCGTGGGACAATTGTTGGATATTTTCGTTTTTAACCGCTTACGCCAAGGTAAAAGTTGGTGGCTCGCACCAATGTGTTCAACCATTTTCGGCACACTTATTGATACTTTTGTTTTTTTCGCGGTTGCGTTTTACAAAAGCAGTGATGAATATATGGCAGAACATTGGTTTACGATTGGTACGGTTGATTATTCCTTTAAACTTTTTGTGAGCCTACTTCTTTTTCTTCCACTATATGGTGTGATACTAAATTTAATTGTAAAAAAACTACATTTAAAATAG